From the Drosophila willistoni isolate 14030-0811.24 chromosome 2L unlocalized genomic scaffold, UCI_dwil_1.1 Seg168, whole genome shotgun sequence genome, the window tattttattatcatCCATAATCAACTCGTAAAAATTTAGATTATGGCGTaatgaaatagaaaataaacgGGCGCTCCAGTAggtgaaattaaatttcttaatgTTCGTTACATGTTTATTGTTGTAATTATAGTGGTTAATAATAGTAATTAGAAATACATAGTAAAATGCTTCCAATTCCAATAGATCCATATTAAGTTTctcaaaatcaataaaaacacaatattCAGCATTAACTTAAACTAAAGTACAAAAATCACAAAGAATAAAAAGTTTAACCCacttaattgaaaattgcatcttttatttcttaaaATGTATTAATCAACAAGAAATGTTAAGCAATTGTTAGACACTACATAGACAGACGCCCGTAGCTAGTCTATATCTACTCCTAAATCGTGTCCGTTAGTACGATAAGATATTTACAATTCCAAGTCAAATAAGTCATGgcctttaattttaaaatccatCCAAATATGTGTGTTTGATATATTTCAGCGGAACTTacacaaaaaatgttttttttgaaataaactatTTGATGATTTATGACTAAGTTGGGAGTCTAATAATCATAAATTAACTGCTACGGCACTTAAAAAATcctaaaatttaataaatttctttccgtttttttttttgtagcttACCCTATTAAAACGGGGATATTAATTCTCGTCTTCGATAGGTACTTTTTTCTGGCTTAGCACGACgggacgagttcaaatagaccgttaaagctagaGATAAAATTTTGCATTACGAACCGATATTTAACACTACACTCATAGGAACAATCGATAAAAAATAGAATCGTGGGTAAGTAACGGAGagtaatttgtttaaagtcTTGAAAAATCTAATATTTCTGTAACGATTGGAAATTTAGTTAGAGATAAGGAACTTTAcaaataaacttaatatttgttggtttattattatatagcggacgttgacgatactatgcgcagtacgttcaagtggcccctacaacaccaggacaaagcctgttacgcgcgagcccaagcagataactgcccacctcccacccgaccgaccgaggggtgcagccgtataacgcacggcacgaatcgcgtggacaaaatacacaatagaaaagacagacaaacacattatactatagctatctattaactaaatgggataggatagatgttttaagcatattaaaaCATATTAGCACAAAACATAGCATATTATATTAAAACTTTCGTGCCAAAATTTATAAAGATCGGACTGTAATATCGTATATGTCGCTTCTAAACCATCGATCGATGGAAATTGGAGTTTTATAtcaatattttgattatttttcaaCTGATTGATAGGATTTAACATTTGTAGCTTTTGGCTTTCCCACAGGAAATATTGAGTTCAAAAGTAATATCAGAAAGGTACATCATACATCGTACATACACCTGATAAACTCGAAATCGGCTTTGTTTCCATAAAATCGAGTGATTCCACCTGTTGCAAAGGAGTAGCTTGACAATGTGTaagggtatataaatttcGGCATGATCGAAGTTAGCTTTGccctttggttttttattacatttGGACCCATAGTCCACATAGCGTTAAGCCGACCTTACATCATATGGTGATTCTTCTTGTTCTTCATAGCTCGCTCTTTGGTGCGTGACTGCATCATCACAAATCTGCAAATCatctttcttaatttaaaGAGGATTTAACGAAAGAAATGACGAGTGGaaggaggaggtggaggatTGTGTGGAGGCAGAGGAGTCAGACGCATCGCATCAAGTTTTATGTGTGTCGAAACGATGGTAGATGGAggaggacgacgacgacgacgacgaccacGACGTCGACTGGCAGTGGCCAGAACACATTAACCCAAGAACTGCTACGTCCCGCCTCACTCTAGCCACTGATCTCTTCATCTCAAGCCCCATTCTTCTTAAAATgcagacgacgacggcgacgagAACGGCGAAGAGATGGCAAtgcctgtctgtctgtctgtctgactgactaactgactttGTTTGAAGCTTTGTTGACTgatgttgcttttgctttagcTGTTGCCGTTGGTTAATAAAGAAGAAGATGTAAAGTCAACCTTGAAATGTATAAAAGAGTCCAACGAACGTTTCTcttttaataacaaaaaaaaaactacaaacaacaacaacaacaacaacagcaaacaaaaagtGGGGGTACATCACGTTCAAACAAAGAGTTAAAGCAATGTTTCTTCAAATTcacttaatttatttttcactgAAAGCAAAAGTATTAACCCTCAACCAGTTGGTAATCGATCGAGCCCATCTTTCTCCGCTTCTCTCACGGTTTACAGTTATTTATATCCAATCCGCTGATAATGCTCATGATCAGGAAGCGATTGCATGAGAACATTCTTTCTTCCTTTCGTTTAGGTATAAAAAAGCTTCCCCCCAGTTCATTTGGCATTACAGCAAATTCGGCAATTGCAGTGAAAGGCAATGAAGAACATTTTGATTTCAGTTTTCGTGATCTTTGTAGCGGCCATCACTTTGATTTTGGCAATGCCTCAACATGGCTCAATAAACGGACCCAGTGGGGTAAgctaaaaattaataatcaaCCAAATCAATTTGCTAATATTATGTATATTCCAATTTCGCAGCGCTTTGCCATGACTCAAAACTGGGCATCACCTCCCGTCGATTTGTCCCAGCCAATAGTATTTTTGCGTGAGGCTACACCCATACATGAGGAGAACCAGGAGACCGGCCGGAACACGAAGGCATAGACCAAAAACTAGGAGATTAAGCCATTTTAATTAGATAGTTAAAcaacccaaacaaaaaactggTTGCTCGATCCTAATGAATATTCACACGACTGActgtttataattatttaagtCAATAGCATAAACTAGTTATTATATGCATGTAGTTATGTCATATAGAAACACATTTATATAATACAATTCTTTTTGCCTTTGCCCAGTCGAAATTCAAGTTGAGGTTTTGCATTAGCTAATTAACATTGAAAACTTTTATAAACtgcaaacaaaatttaattacttttatCTATTTTCGGAACACTTTCATGAACATGGGCGTAgttgaaacaaataaaaaacaatcaaGTCTACTATGACGACTTCTATTTAGATTATTTAAACAGTCTCAGGACTGTCATtagccaaaaacaaataaaatttttttcttaattagTATTTTAATGCTTATGACAATAATtgaaatacagaaaaaaaataaataaatttaaatctgGACTGGACACCAAGTTTTATCATCAAACCttgctaaaactagttgggaattccaagtaaataaagcgaaaaaagaatGACAAAAAGAATGGCTTGCAAGTGCAACACATTCCTAAACTATAATACGATTTTAATGGTGGAGAAAGAAAGGATATCATATTGTGAGCCAGCAAATACCGATTCCAAGAGTACTGTGTCTTAAGGTCAAGATCATTTACAGGATAATTTTCAAGTAAGAGACGACCCATCtgaaaaagtaaaagttttaaaatacttcgtacttttttaattaatataagtCTCAATCttcgaaatttaaatttaattgttatAAAATGCAGCTATTTATCATATGACAAGGCGATATGTGATCTTAGAGGGATTGAAAACTACGTCAATGAATATACTATATTcaatagatatagatatatatacagtgaaacctcgatataacgaacttcgttataacgaaaaacccaatataacgaattttttgttaagtcccttgaaaggactaaggttttacatttcagtacctatagcgaatcaatagatataacgaataattttgcgatccccctcagattcgttatatcgaggtttcactgtactCGTATAGgtattttatgtatgtgtatttggTTTGCgtcaaaaaatgcaaaaaccgGCATTTCGTTTCTATGATGTTGTCTTCTTATATCTactaattgaatttatttgatGATAAAACGCAGTCTTCGATTTGCTATAAAAGCGTGGTTTGTTCACTCGAATTGTGTTATTAGTTTCGGGGATTGTCTTCGAGAAAGGTTCGTGCTTAAAGATTCTCGTTGGAGAGACATTAAACTCTTCTATTGAACTAATTTGTTCATTGCAAAAGGAATAAACTTGTTTTGAATGGAATTGTGAATGTGCTAAACGAAAAACccgttttgttttaattcgaaattgcattttggatttccataaatttaataatttgaaaacaGCCTTCcggattttaaaaataaatgtcaaAATCTCATTTATCAGCAGTTCCGAAAACCTTGCACTAAACTTCCCTGTACTAAGTACTCACTTAAATCTCCTCTCCTTCGATCTTAAAGGACATCATGCAGTTGTCGGTATTTGTTCTTGCCGTTTGTGTCGGACTCGCCTCTGGCCAGGGATTTTTCGGAGGTGGCGCACTACGCGGCCTGGGCAACGTTGCTGGAGGAGCTGCTAATGGTCTCGCAGGAGGTGTAAACACTTTAGCTAGCGGAGCTCAGCAAGGTTTCAGCTCCATAAGCGGAGGCCTGGCCCAAGTTCCATTGCTCAACAATGTCCAAGACTTTGGCGACTTTCTGGTACATAGAGACCAACCCATTAAAATGGGCATCTCAGAATAACCTggattgtttttctttcttttgcaaAGCAACAAACTGGTAAAACTTATGCCAGTGCAGCCGAGCAAGCCCTCCGTCAGGGTGTCTTTGAGGGCAGCCAAAATTTAGTGGATTCTGCAAATGCTGCTTTCGCCGCAGGAACCTCAACCTTCACTTCGGCTGTGAATGCCTTCTCCGATTTGACCCATCTGGAGTTCTTGAAACAGTTGACTGGCTTCAAGAAGTCTGCCGAGGGCGAGTAAGTCACTAGAAGCTTTAGTCGAATTTCGTCATTTCAAAGGAGATATGTATTAATTGCAGATCGAGAGTTGCTGCAGCTCGCCAAGCAGTTGAAGTGCCAGCGGAGCCCATTCCGGATTCATTTGATTGGCGTGAAAAGGGTGGAGTTACTCCTGTTAAGCACCAGGGAACTTGCGGATCCTGTTGGACTTTCGCCGCTACTGGAGCCATTGAGGGTCACTTGTTCAGGAAAACTAACCAATTGCCAAATCTCTCCGAGCAGAATTTGGTGGATTGCGGCCCATTGAACTTCGGACTCAATGGCTGCGATGGTGGATGCCAGGAATACGCCTTTGCCTTCCTCAAGGAAGCTCAACGAGGTATTGCATCGGAAGCGAAATACACTTACGTAGATAAGCGTGATGTCTGCTCATACACGGAAAAACAGGCTGAGGCCTATGTCCATGGATTGGCTACCGTTACCCCGAACGATGAAGATCTTCTTAAGAAAGTCGTCGCCACATTGGGTCCCGTGGGTTGCTCTCTGTTCGCCGACGAAGCTTTGCTGCACTACGAGAAGGGCATCTTCAGCAATGAGACATGCAATGGACAGGAACTTAACCATGCAGTGCTCGTGGTGGGATATGGCAGCGAAAATGGTCAGGACTATTGGACTATCAAGAATTCTTGGGGCGAGAATTGGGGTGAGAGTGGTTACTTCCGTTTGATTCGTGGCCAGAACTTCTGCGGCATTTCCTTGGAGTGCAGTTATCCCATTGTATAGAAAGATTGAATGCAAATTAAATCGGAACTATAATTTTAAACAGAATATTATTACACTTGATGGGCCATAAAACAACCTCACAATGTTGCTGATATTTTTCTCAGCAAAaactcgttttttttttaagattgcTAATTAACCCAAATGAAATCCAGTTTTctaaacaacaaattaaaatgtttcatttataatattttaatttttattcgcAAGACCTGCAAACCGGCTCAAACCCGAATCCCTCCAATATAATGCagtttaaatttgtttttatttcctAAGTTTGCTCTACGAGTTGAAATAAGAAGGCTACACTAAggactatatgtatattcagGAATAATCAGGAACATCCTCATTACCATTAAGAAGCGCCCAACTTTTTTTTGGCCACGGAGATGCTTTCTTCTGTCCTGTTACATTCATTTTAGACACTTTCACCCTATAAATGCATCGTATAAAATATGATCAGAGAAATATTGAGTATTCTTTAGCATTATCAGGGATCACTGACCTAGTTTTCACTATgtattattgaaatttttccTGTAATTCAAATGCCAGAAACAATCAAATGcttattaataaatattgaGACTGTTAGTGAGAGGGACTGTCAGAGAGAAGTCAACTCATCACTTTTGAGATTTGCGTCCCTGGTTTTTACATGGCTAGACTAAGTCTATATAAAAGTCTCTAGTTGAGGAGTCGGACCTGGTATTCGTTTACATCAACTCGACGTGAGAGGTTAGTCAGTGACTACGTTGGAACAggtttcaaataaattttattacttctaaGAAAGTGCAAATTATACTTAATAACGTGtaaatcaatataaaaatacCCGCAATGAAAATTAATCCACAATTATTATAATCCTGAACTTCGACCCTCAAAAGAAAATGCAGCAATTTAGAATTTTCAATGCCGATCTCACCGAATTAAATTCTTTGTGAATGCAGTAAATAACTTAAAAACCCTTTATACCGATATTAAAGTAATGTATgatgaatgaataaataaataaagtgaAACAGGAAATACTTATTATacataatcaaaatttttgaCGCGGTAAACTTTGCCAAGTCTACGTAAATTTTTACATCAGGACcgcttttaaataaaatatatagttaTCTACCTATTTATAGAAGCCATGTCATCAATATGTCTATGTCCGATCAATAGTCGtcttaaataattaattaaaatgagTATATTCAAAAGTGAAATGTAAAATCTTATAATAACAGATTTTAGAAATTCAAAATTAGTGATTTAAAAGGATATCATCGTTTTCCAAAGATTCAATACGATCTAtataaaatatgaatatgaaattTTACAAGTATCTAGTTAGAAAAGGGTTTCACAGTTAGTCAAATAAACAGATCGTCCCTCGAAAGAAGATTAAtgtataatttaataaattcacTTCAAACCTATGAAGCCGCCCTCGCAAATGTAGATTGTTGTTTGTTGATTGACAAGTTCGGTGATAATAATCACATCATCGATGTCTATAATCAGATGTAATCGCTTCTGAACTCTAAGCCTGTAAGGTCTTCAAGTTCTCCCCCATCTAATCGAATTAATGTAAACAAACATTCACTGAGCAAAAAACAACTTTGGCGGTTAGAGATAAATCAATGTTAAATAATATATGCTAAACACCTATTAATATGAAGCTAATGATAGTGATTccccatatacatatattaaacatttttgcttCGGGTCAGAGCTTTGTGGATCTGCTGGGTTAGGATGAGTTctaaattttgttaattaactCATTTAAGATccagttatttatttatatatttccaaGAAATACTCGTTTCAAAATATTGTGTATTCATATTGTATCTATTGGATTTTACATGTTAATTTGCAGGAGATGTATAAAATGACCGTGATAGGCCTAAACATCTAACAGTCATTTAAATCGAGTCTATCTGGAAGGTTAGACGAATTTTAGTTTTGTGCCTCAAATAGTTATAGACTAATAATAAGTGTTGCTGATCAATTCTAAATAAAAGTAGTGTTAAAACAATCATCTTACATTCGATTACGCAGAAtgaattcaaataattttaaattcacTTTACTTACCTTTCAATGAATCAAATTGGAAACTATTCATCAATTTGTAAATTAGGAAAAAAAGGATTGTGTTTTTAAACATTCAAAAATAACTAAGCTTATACCAGACttttaagaaaaatttaacaaaaataaataaagtggTTATCAAAGTTTTAAGTGTTTaagaaaattcatttaatatgAGAGATTGTTAATCAAAAAGTCGTAAATTTGATCATCATATGACCTGCATCGGGTAATGaactaaaaagaaataaaactaatattttttttgtttttattaaaacagCTCGCAATGAAATTTCTGGTGGCATTTCCCTTGATACTGGCCGGATTGGCTTCAGCTCAATTTGGTGGACTGAGACCAGGTCAAAGATTGGGCGCAGCTATTGGCAACGTGGCCAATCGAGTTCAAGATAGACTAGCCGGTATAGCCAGCAGATTGCCAGCGCCTCCAGCTCTGAGAGATGTGGAAAACTTCGGCGATTTCTTAGTAAATTTGGAATACCTGCATGAATTTCTCATATACTTATCGATATGCTATTCCTTTAGACCCAATCGGGAAAGACATATTTGAATGAAGCTGATCGAGTCCTGCATGAAAATGTATTTTCCGCCCGCAAAAACTTGGTGGATGCTGGCAATGAAGCATTCAGCAAAGGGACTTCCACATATAAATTGGCTGTGAATGCATTTGCCGATTTAACCAATGCCGAATTTCTTTCCCAACTTACTGGTCGTAGGAAATCCAACCAGGGAGAGTAAGTAAAAGAATTGCATATTGCATATGATGTCCAATCATATCctttgatttctttatagGTCTAAGGTTGCTGCCAGTCGTCAGAGTGCCCATGTGCAGCCAGGTGGCAATGTACCTGATGCATTCGATTGGCGCCAACAAGGTGGAGTTACTTCTGTGAAATATCAGGGCACTTGCGGCTCCTGTTGGGCATTCGCTACTACGGGTGCCATAGAGGGTCATGTCTTTAGAAAAACTGGTAAACTGCCAAATCTCTCGGAGCAAAATCTGGTGGATTGCGGCTCCTTGGATTTCGGTCTCAATGGCTGCGACGGTGGATATCAGGAATATGCCATGGCTTTTATTAATGAGAAGCAGCGTGGTATTTCGAAGTCGGATCAATATCCTTATATAGACAACAAGGAGACCTGTAAATATACGAACTCTCTGTCAGGCGCTCAGATCACTGGATTTGCCTCGATTCCCCCAAAAGATGAGGCTCTAATGAAAAAAGTTATTGCTACTTTGGGTCCTCTGGCTTGCTCTTTGAATGGATTGGAGAGCTTGCTGCTCTATAAGAGCGGTATATATGCCGACGAGAAGTGCAATGATGATGAACCCAATCATTCAGTTCTTGTGGTGGGATATGGCTCCGAGAAGGGTCAAGATTATTGGATTATCAAGAACTCTTGGGATAAAAATTGGGGTGAGGATGGTTATTTCCGTTTGCCTCGCGGCAAGAACTTCTGCGGCATTGCTCTTGAGTGCAGTTATCCAATagtttgaaattaaattgttatCATAAGTTAATAAATCACAAACAATTTCAAATCTCGAGTATCGAAAAGCATCGCCGCGCAAATCGccaagaaaaaacatcgaCAGTGTGGCCAGTGCAACACAGGTTTCAGTGTGGCCGTTGCTTGCCATAAAATAGGGGGTAATTAATTAGAATTaaagaaacacacaaaatagaCTAAACAGACACAATTAAACGAAAATGCATAAACCATAGAAATGGCTCGAATATTGGGAACGAAAGGCCCCCTTAACCGCTGACAACAACATGTTCCTACAGGTGGGTGCAAAGCGCCAAGAGAGTG encodes:
- the LOC6652104 gene encoding uncharacterized protein LOC6652104, with translation MKNILISVFVIFVAAITLILAMPQHGSINGPSGRFAMTQNWASPPVDLSQPIVFLREATPIHEENQETGRNTKA
- the LOC6652103 gene encoding procathepsin L; amino-acid sequence: MQLSVFVLAVCVGLASGQGFFGGGALRGLGNVAGGAANGLAGGVNTLASGAQQGFSSISGGLAQVPLLNNVQDFGDFLQQTGKTYASAAEQALRQGVFEGSQNLVDSANAAFAAGTSTFTSAVNAFSDLTHLEFLKQLTGFKKSAEGESRVAAARQAVEVPAEPIPDSFDWREKGGVTPVKHQGTCGSCWTFAATGAIEGHLFRKTNQLPNLSEQNLVDCGPLNFGLNGCDGGCQEYAFAFLKEAQRGIASEAKYTYVDKRDVCSYTEKQAEAYVHGLATVTPNDEDLLKKVVATLGPVGCSLFADEALLHYEKGIFSNETCNGQELNHAVLVVGYGSENGQDYWTIKNSWGENWGESGYFRLIRGQNFCGISLECSYPIV
- the LOC6652102 gene encoding procathepsin L, whose protein sequence is MKFLVAFPLILAGLASAQFGGLRPGQRLGAAIGNVANRVQDRLAGIASRLPAPPALRDVENFGDFLTQSGKTYLNEADRVLHENVFSARKNLVDAGNEAFSKGTSTYKLAVNAFADLTNAEFLSQLTGRRKSNQGESKVAASRQSAHVQPGGNVPDAFDWRQQGGVTSVKYQGTCGSCWAFATTGAIEGHVFRKTGKLPNLSEQNLVDCGSLDFGLNGCDGGYQEYAMAFINEKQRGISKSDQYPYIDNKETCKYTNSLSGAQITGFASIPPKDEALMKKVIATLGPLACSLNGLESLLLYKSGIYADEKCNDDEPNHSVLVVGYGSEKGQDYWIIKNSWDKNWGEDGYFRLPRGKNFCGIALECSYPIV